GAGAGGCTGGCTAAGCACTCGCGGCTTGCAGCGTGTTTTTCAGCAAGCAGGCAATGGTCATCGGGCCTACGCCGCCTGGGACGGGAGTGATGGCCGAGGCGACCTGAGAAGCTGCAGCAAAATCCACATCGCCCACCAGTTTACCATCCGCTCTACGATTAATACCCACGTCGATTACGACTGCGCCAGGCTTAATCATGGTGCCTTTTAGAAAATTTGGTTGTCCAATCGCCGCAACAATTATGTCGGCTCGTTTGGTTTCAAGCATAAGGTCAACGGTTTTAGAATGGCAGATGGTAACCGTGCAAGATTGCTGCAGCAAAAGCTGCGCCATAGGCTTGCCCACGATATTGCTGCGGCCAATAATGACGGCGTGCTGACCAGCTAGACTTTTGCCAAATTGCTCTTTGAGAAGTATTAGGCATCCCAAAGGTGTGCAGGGAACTAAACCCTCTTGGCCAACAGCTAGTTTGCCAGCATTCACAACGTGAAACCCGTCGACGTCCTTCTTAGGGTCGATGGCATTAATGACCGTGTTAGCATCGATATGCTTGGGCAGGGGAAGCTGCACTAGAATGCCATGCACGTTTGGGTCAGCGTTTAGTTTATTTACTTCTGCAAGCAGTTCGTCCTGCGATGTAGCGGAAGGCAGAACCTTCTCGAAACTATTCATGCCTACTTCTTTGCAGGCATTGTTTTTATTGCGCACATAGACTTGGCTGGCGGGATCGTCGCCTACCAAAATCACTGCTAAACCTGGTGTAATGTTGCGCGAAGCTTTCAGTGCAGCAACGCCTTCCGCGACTTCTTTGCGAAGGGCTGCGGCGCGGGCTTTGCCATCAATAATTGCTGCGACCATTACGCGACCTTTACACCTTTGCTGGTGGAATATTCGAAGTGCAACTCAACATCCGGGTGCACAATTTTATAAATGCTGTGCGCAGCAAATGCTGCTTCCGAGAAGCCGCAGAGGATGAGCTTTAATTTGTTTTCGTAGGTGGCGATATCGCCAATGGCGAACAAGCCTTTTTCGTTTGTTTCCGCAGTCGTTGGTGATGTGGTAATATGGTTTTTGTGCAGGTTCAGCCCCCAATTCGCGATGGGGCCTAAATCCATGCTGAGGCCGAAAAACGCCAAAAGATGGTCGGCGGGCAAGGTTTTCTTTTCACCTTCCATGGTGGAAACAACGACGCCGCTTAATTTCTTTCCGTCACCTTCGAGTGCGTCGAGCTGATAGGGGATGACCATTTCAATCTTGCCCGCTTCCTCAAGCGCCTTCATTTGCGCAACGGACTCGGGCATGGCGCGGAACTTGTCACGACGGTGCACGACGTAAACTTTTTTAGCAATCGGTGCGAGCGAGTTTGCCCAATCGACTGCGCTGTCGCCACCACCCGCAATCACCAGCGTCTGGCCAGCGAAGGCGTCCTTTTTAGCGACCATGTAATGCACACTGGTGCCTTCATAAGTCTCAAGTCCTTGCATGGGTGGGCGGTTGGGGCCGAATGCGCCGCAACCTGCTGCGATAATCACCGCCTTGGATTCAATCACCGTTCCTGTGCTGGTGGTGATTTGCCAGTTACCGTTATCGAGTTTTTTGCAGCCCGTGACTTGCTGACCCAAATGGTAGGTTGGGTGGAAGGGGGCTGCTTGCTTCTCAAGGTTGTTAATCAGCTCTTGCGCATCAATCGCAGGGAAGCCTGGAATGTCATAAATTGGCTTTTCAGGGTAAAGGGCAGTGCACTGGCCGCCAACGCTTGGTAGTGCGTCGACTACGTGCGCTTTTATCTTGAGCATGCCAAGTTCGAAAATGGCGAAAAGCCCCACTGGGCCTGCGCCGATAATGGTGACATCCGTGGTTATGTTGCTTTGCATGTTAGCCATTTGATTTTTGCTCGCAATTCATGAATACTGCCTGATAAGGCTTAAGCCTGAAACGCGCAAGAAAAAGGTGCATTGTGACCGATTATCCGTGGCTGAATCATTACCCCAAAGACATTAACTGGCATGAGGAATTTCACGGTAAGCCTCTTTATTTCCTACTAGATGAGGCGGCGGCCAAGTATCCCTACAATATCGCCCTTGAATTCTTTGGTAAAACCTACACTTACGCCAAACTCAAAGAAATGGTGGACCGCGTAGCGCGTGGTTTGCAGCGTATTGGTGTGGTGAAGGGTACGCGTGTGGGTATTTTTATGCCCAACTGCCCCCAATTCGTGATGGCTTATTACGCGATTTTGAAAGTGGGTGGCACGGTCGTGAATTTCAACCCGCTTTATTCCGAGCGTGAGATTGAACATCAAATCCATGATGCGCAGGTTGAGGTGATGTTCACCGTGAATCTGAAACTCACCCATGCAAAATTATTACCGTTTATTGGTAAGACCAGCCTCAAGAAAATTGTCGTGTCGCAGTTCCAAGAGGCAATGGGCTTTACCATGCGCACGCTCTTTACGGCGGCCAAGCAGAAAGAAATGATGGCTTGCCCAAAAGACGGCATGCACACGGCTTTCAACGAATTACTCGACTCGCCCAATTTGGTGGTGTCCCCACATTTTGACCCCGATACGCATATCGCCGTATTGCAATATACCGGCGGCACAACGGGCGTGCCAAAAGGTGCGGTGCTGACGCATAGCAACCTCTATATCAACGCGCAGCAATGTACGCGTTGGATGCAGGGGCTAGAGGAGGGTAAAGAGCGCATGCTAGCGATTTTGCCATTCTTCCATGTGTTCGCGATGACGGTGTCGATGAACCTAGCAATTGCAAATGGCTTCCAGATTATCATCCACCCGCGTTTTGAATTGAAGCGTGTGCTTGAGGATATCCAGAACAAGAAAGTGACACTGATGCCTGGGGTATCAACGCTCTATGCAACGGTGGCGAATTATAAAAAGGTCGATAAGTATGACCTATCGTCAGTAAAAATGTGTATTTCTGGCGGTGGCCCATTGCCTGTTGAGGTCAAAGAACAGTTCGAGAAAATTACAGGCTGTGTCGTCGCAGAAGGGTATGGGCTTACCGAGGCTTCACCCGTGACATGCTGCACGCCGCTCGTTGGTAAAGGAAAATCGGGATCGATTGGTTTGCCATTCCCTGGCACCATTATGGAGATTATCGACAAAGACGATAAGACGACACCACTCAAAATAGGTGAGATTGGCGAGGTCTGTATTTCTGGTCCGCAAGTGATGGCGGGATATCTGAATCGCCCTGATGAAACTGCCAACGTATTGCGTGATGGCAGGTTGCACACGGGTGATTTGGGAAAGATGGACGAGGAGGGGTATTTCTACATCGTCGATCGTTTGAAAGAGATGATTATCGTGGGTGGTTACAATGTGTACCCGCGCAATATCGAAGAGATTCTCTATGCACACCCAGATGTCGCTGAGGCTGCGGTGGTAGGTCTAGACCACCCCACACGCGGGCAAATGATTAAAGCCTATATCGTGCGCAAAGAAGCTGGCAAGGTTGAGGCTTCTGAACTCAAAGCCTATATGAAAGAGCGTATGTCGGCCTATGCCGTGCCGCATGAAATCGAGTTCCGTGAGACCATGCCTAAAAGCATGATTGGTAAGATTTTGAAGAAAGAACTCATCGCCGAAGAGAAGGCGAAGCACGGTTAAAACCGTTGCCATGCCGCTCCTTTTCGCCTAAACAGGCGCAAACTTACAGGAGACCACTATGGCTAATGCAGCGAAAAAAGAGAATTTTAGTGATTATAAAGTAGCCGATATCGGCTTAGCGGCATGGGGCCGTAAGGAAATTGAAATGGCGCAAGTAGAAATGCCAGGTTTGATGGCACTGCGCGAAGAATTCAAAGGCAAGGCACCGCTTAAGGGTGCGCGTATCGTTGGCTGTTTGCACATGACGATTCAAACCGCCGTATTGATCGAAACGCTTGCGGAACTGGGTGCAACCCTGCGCTGGTCAAGCTGCAATATTTACTCGACCCAAGACCAAGCGGCTGCTGCCATTGCTGCGGCAGGCATTCCCGTATTCGCGTGGAAGGGTGAGACCGAAGAAGAATATGAATGGTGCATTGAACAGACCATTAAAGGCCCAGATGGTTGGCTGCCAAACATGATTCTGGATGATGGCGGTGACCTCACCAAAATCATGCACGAGAAATATCCTGACTTGCTGAAAGACGTACGTGGCGTTTCGGAAGAGACCACCACGGGCGTGCACCGTTTGCTTGAGATGATGGAAGCAGGTAAGTTGAAAGTGCCAGCATTCAACGTGAATGACTCGGTAACGAAGTCGAAATTCGATAACCTCTATGGCTGCCGCGAGTCGCTGCTAGATGGTATCAAGCAAGCCACCAACGTGATGATTGCGGGCAAGCTGGCAGTCGTTGCGGGTTATGGTGACGTGGGTAAAGGTTGTGCTGCAGCGTTGCGTGCACAAGGCGCACGCGTTGCGGTAACGGAAATCGATCCGATCTGCGCATTACAAGCGGCGATGGAAGGGTACACCGTAGATACGATGGAAAACCTCGCAAAAGATGGCGATATCTTCGTGACCACGACGGGTAACAAAGACATCATTATGCTCGACCATATGCGCAAAATGAAAGACCGTGCAATCGTATGTAACATCGGTCACTTTGATACCGAGATTCAGGTTGAGGCGCTGCGTAACCTGAAATGGCATGAAGTGAAGCCACAAGTGGATGAAGTAGAATTCCCAGATGGTAAGCGTATCATTCTGCTGGCGCAGGGTCGTTTGGTGAA
This sequence is a window from Alphaproteobacteria bacterium. Protein-coding genes within it:
- a CDS encoding adenosylhomocysteinase; the encoded protein is MANAAKKENFSDYKVADIGLAAWGRKEIEMAQVEMPGLMALREEFKGKAPLKGARIVGCLHMTIQTAVLIETLAELGATLRWSSCNIYSTQDQAAAAIAAAGIPVFAWKGETEEEYEWCIEQTIKGPDGWLPNMILDDGGDLTKIMHEKYPDLLKDVRGVSEETTTGVHRLLEMMEAGKLKVPAFNVNDSVTKSKFDNLYGCRESLLDGIKQATNVMIAGKLAVVAGYGDVGKGCAAALRAQGARVAVTEIDPICALQAAMEGYTVDTMENLAKDGDIFVTTTGNKDIIMLDHMRKMKDRAIVCNIGHFDTEIQVEALRNLKWHEVKPQVDEVEFPDGKRIILLAQGRLVNLGCANGHPSFVMSSSFTNQVLAQIELWTNHKKYENKVYVLPKHLDEKVAALHLKKIGAKLTVLSKEQADYIGVPVTGPFKKDWYRY
- the folD gene encoding bifunctional methylenetetrahydrofolate dehydrogenase/methenyltetrahydrofolate cyclohydrolase FolD, whose translation is MVAAIIDGKARAAALRKEVAEGVAALKASRNITPGLAVILVGDDPASQVYVRNKNNACKEVGMNSFEKVLPSATSQDELLAEVNKLNADPNVHGILVQLPLPKHIDANTVINAIDPKKDVDGFHVVNAGKLAVGQEGLVPCTPLGCLILLKEQFGKSLAGQHAVIIGRSNIVGKPMAQLLLQQSCTVTICHSKTVDLMLETKRADIIVAAIGQPNFLKGTMIKPGAVVIDVGINRRADGKLVGDVDFAAASQVASAITPVPGGVGPMTIACLLKNTLQAASA
- a CDS encoding NAD(P)/FAD-dependent oxidoreductase — translated: MQSNITTDVTIIGAGPVGLFAIFELGMLKIKAHVVDALPSVGGQCTALYPEKPIYDIPGFPAIDAQELINNLEKQAAPFHPTYHLGQQVTGCKKLDNGNWQITTSTGTVIESKAVIIAAGCGAFGPNRPPMQGLETYEGTSVHYMVAKKDAFAGQTLVIAGGGDSAVDWANSLAPIAKKVYVVHRRDKFRAMPESVAQMKALEEAGKIEMVIPYQLDALEGDGKKLSGVVVSTMEGEKKTLPADHLLAFFGLSMDLGPIANWGLNLHKNHITTSPTTAETNEKGLFAIGDIATYENKLKLILCGFSEAAFAAHSIYKIVHPDVELHFEYSTSKGVKVA
- a CDS encoding long-chain fatty acid--CoA ligase — its product is MVTDYPWLNHYPKDINWHEEFHGKPLYFLLDEAAAKYPYNIALEFFGKTYTYAKLKEMVDRVARGLQRIGVVKGTRVGIFMPNCPQFVMAYYAILKVGGTVVNFNPLYSEREIEHQIHDAQVEVMFTVNLKLTHAKLLPFIGKTSLKKIVVSQFQEAMGFTMRTLFTAAKQKEMMACPKDGMHTAFNELLDSPNLVVSPHFDPDTHIAVLQYTGGTTGVPKGAVLTHSNLYINAQQCTRWMQGLEEGKERMLAILPFFHVFAMTVSMNLAIANGFQIIIHPRFELKRVLEDIQNKKVTLMPGVSTLYATVANYKKVDKYDLSSVKMCISGGGPLPVEVKEQFEKITGCVVAEGYGLTEASPVTCCTPLVGKGKSGSIGLPFPGTIMEIIDKDDKTTPLKIGEIGEVCISGPQVMAGYLNRPDETANVLRDGRLHTGDLGKMDEEGYFYIVDRLKEMIIVGGYNVYPRNIEEILYAHPDVAEAAVVGLDHPTRGQMIKAYIVRKEAGKVEASELKAYMKERMSAYAVPHEIEFRETMPKSMIGKILKKELIAEEKAKHG